The genome window CCATATCCGGCGCCCATTGTTTCAGAAAACGGCGGGCCATTGTCGTGCACACATAAATGCAGCCACTCGTCTTCTTCGTAAATGCGAACCACAATTGCGCCTTGTTCGGCCAGCTTAGCAACGCCGTGCTTGATTGCGTTTTCCACGATGGGCTGTAAAATGAATTTGGGCACATGCAATTCTTTTAATGCAGGATCGGTCACCTCAACGGTAAATCTGAGGCGCTCCCCAAACCGAACTTTCTCCACCTGCAAATAAGTGGCAACCATTTCCAGTTCATTCTCGATTGTATCAAAGTAATCGTTCGTTTTTCTTCCGGTCGTGTATCTGAACAGTTTGGAAAGCAACAGTGTCATTTCCTCGGCCTTATCGGGATCCTCATGGACGAGGCTGGCAATGCTGTTTAAGGAGTTGTATAAAAAATGAGGGTTAATGCGTGCCTGCAATGCATCCAGCTCGGCGCGCGTTTTCAGCTTTTCCAGGTTTAGTAATTGAAATTCCTGATCGGAAATCTTCCTGGAAATCTGTTTGCCTTCGCGGCTCAGAAAGTAGAAAATATTGGCAACAATGATCGGGCCCCACATATACCAATACCAGGGCGCATTCTGAGCTGCTTCATTGGGATAAAGATTCCTGTAATTGTCTACCAGCGTTACGCCAAAAAGAAAATAGACGGCTATTGCAAGCAAATTGTTCATTATGAGCACAATTACAGACAAAATTACGTGCCTAAGAATGGTTCGGGTAATGAAAACGTCGAGCCATATGGTGATTCCCTGGGTTAGCAGAATGGTAAAAACCCCCGCTATAACATTTTGGGAAACCAGATATTGATAGAGCTTGATCCGGACGGGCTCATTGGTGAAGTAGATTTCAGCAGTAAAATAAGAGATCGCATTGATCCCGTATAACACAGTGGCTCCCAGGATAACAGCGACCACTGTCCCTATCCAACCCTGGTTTTGAATGATGCCAATGAGGTTAAGATCACGCCAGTTAAATGATTTTTCTTGTGAGGTAAAACTGAAATTGGCCCCCTCCACCCTGGCGCCTGTGAGGTCAACATCGGTTAAGCTGCTGAAACTCAAATCGGCATTGCGCAGGTCGGAGTTCCGGAATGTGGTGCGGTCCAATGCAGCGAAACGAAGCTTCGCATTGCGCAGGTTAGCGCCATCGAAATTGATGTCTTTAAGACTTGAAAAGCTAAAATCCGCATTTTCAAGGTCCATATTACTGAAATCCCTTCCATCCAGTGATGATGCCGTCATCCGCAGACGCTTCGTTCCTTTTTCGTTCATAATTTAAGTGAAACGCAATGTTACTGATTACTCCGGGCTAGCATCCATTCTGTTCCTGATTCGTCAATCGATCCAGCATCCTTTAATAAGGCGCTGGTTTTCTCCGGATACTTAAAATAAAAAAGCTTCATGGCTAATAGACTTGTGTTACTTGTTTACACAAATCTATCAGCCATGAAGCCCTATGGTAAGCGTTTTCCGACGAACTGCTCATTTCGAATGTATGAACGCCGTTGCAACCGGAATGAAGAAGGAAGCTTAAAGCTCTTCCACAGTAATATTTTTCCAACGCACTTTAATGCCGCCACCATCGTGGATCTGCAATGCTATTGAACCATCTCCGGCGCCAATTTTAGCGTCTGTAAAATCAACCATTTGATTACCATTAAGATAAGTTTTAACATTATCCCCTACCGCACGGATTCTTAATGTGTTCCACTCGCCCATTTTCAGGAAACCTTCTTTTTCATCCGGGATTTGCACCAGCCAGTTACGACCGTAAGATTCGTAAATGCCGCCAGTGTCATGGTTTGGTGGCGCCACTTCAACCTGCCAGCCCGAAACTTTCGTTCCTGTAACCGTAGAGCGGAAAAACACGCCGCTATTACCATTTGCTTCTTGCTTGAATTGCAGGGAGAGGTCAAAATTCTTGTAAAACTTGTCAGTGGTGAGGTAGCCATATTGTTTATCCGGTCCGCTTTCGCAGATCAGCTCACCATTTTCTACATACCATTTTTCGGTCCCGTTAACTTTCCAGCCGCTCAGATCTTTCCCGTTAAATAACTTAACAGGCTTTTTCACTGGGTTAGGAACAGGAGCTGTGAACACAAAAAATGCGGAGTTCAGTAACAATATAGTCGCACAGAGCACTATAAGTTGTCGAAGTTTTAACATAATAAATTGGGGGTTAGGATTAAAAAAATTTCAATTAGAATTCCGTCAAAATACATTTTCCATTAGTTTTACGGAAATTAACCAATTGGAAAGCTATGAAAAAAAACCGTTTTGTAGGGCGTTGTCTGGCATTTTTTTTACTTGCAGTGCTGCCATCAGGAGTAATTATTTCCTGCACTGAGAAGAGTGAAGACATAGTAAAGGGCAAAACGATTACAGAAGTCATCATGGAGAATGAGCGTTTCAGCATTCTGAAAGATCTTATGATCTATGCCAAGATGAGCGACGGATTGCGGACCGGTGAAGTAACTTTTTTTGCACCTGACAATGCTGCCTTTGGCCGTGCCAATATTTTTTCTTCCTCTGTGTTGACGGCGATGCCGGAAGATTCGGTTCGAAAACTTATCAATAACCACATTCTTGGAAAACAGCGGCTTGATTATAAGAGTCTTAAAGAAGAAAAGAAGAAGGCGATTGGAGGCAAAGAACTGAGCATTACCAAAACGGACAGCATTTTCTCTGTAAACAGAGCGGACATTATCCTTTCTGATATCAGCGCTGCAAACGGGGTGATCCACATTATCGACAGCCTTGCCGTAAAATGATATAAAAGAAGAAGATTAAAAAAGATCGGCCCGGTTGAATGTTCAACCGGGCCGATCTTTTTGGTAACCGTGATGTTTAGAATTGCTCGATATGGGCAAAGAAGAAGTTTCCTTCGATAGCAGCGTTCTCGTCGGAATCCGAACCGTGGATGGCGTTGGCTTCCATGGATTTTGCAAACAATTTGCGGATAGTGCCTTCGTCCGCATTGGCAGGATTGGTAGCACCGATCAAAGTACGAAAGTCCGCAACGCCGTTTTCCTTTTCCAGGATCATCGGAATGATCGGGCCGGAAGACATATATTTACATAAATCATTGTAAAAAGGACGCTCTTTGTGCACTGCATAAAATTCTCCGGCACGTTCCGCGCTAAGCTGAGTTTTTTTAACAGCTACAATCCGGAACCCGGCCTCTTCAATCATTTTGATAATGGCTCCGGAATGTCCGTCCTTAACGGCATCCGGCTTAATCATTGTGAATGTTCTATTTGTTGGCATACTGTTGGCTAGAATTTATTTGCTGCAAAACTATGCATTTTTTCATTTTATATCCTCGCGCTTCGGTTTGCGCGGTGGCGCGCATGTTAAAACATAGCCTGATAACCAGCCTTTAGGGCACAACATTGAGCAAATCCCAACAGTTTTATTAATTTTGTGGGCTGAATACGAACCGAATTTTCTTCTTTCCGAATTAAGTAACTGTGAATCAAACCGTTGAAGAGCTTAGCTCTTTTTTATCCCACCCCCAAAAAATCATCATTACGATGCATCGTGACCCTGACGCTGACGCGCTGGGATCGTCATTGGGCTGGGCAAGTTATTTAATTAAAAAAGGACACGAAGTTACTGTCATCAGTCCGACGGATTATACGGCCAATTTACGTTGGTTGTCTGGCATTGAGCATGTTCTGGTTTACGAAAAGCAGACGGATCAGGTTAAATGCAAGGAGAAAATTGCAAATGCTACATTAATATGCTGCCTGGACTTCTCAGCGCTTTCCCGACTTAAAGATTTAGGAAGGATTGTGGAAGAAGCCACTGCGCCGAAGTTAATGGTAGACCATCACCTTGAACCCGAGCATTTTGCAAAATGGATGGTTTGGGATACTTATGCTGCTGCTACGGCACAGCTTATTTACAAGCTGATCAAAGAACTGGAAAATAATGCGCCGGTTACTGAGATCTTCGACATCCCCATGGCTGAATGCTTGTACGCCGGAATAATGACGGATACCGGCTCATTCCGACACGGTAATGTTACGCCCGAGGTTCATCTGGCCGTTGCTGACCTGATGCTCACGGGATTTGATTCCAGCCGTGTGCACCGACTTATTTACGACAATGCGCCACTCTCGCGTTTGCAATTTCTAGGTTACGTGCTCTCCCAGAAATTAGTGGTTTTACCCGAATACAGAACTGCCTACATGGTTTTGACGGAAGCGGAACTGCAAAAATTCAATTCCAGCACGGGAGAAACCGAGGGAATCGTTAATTACGGTTTGCAGGTTGAAAACGTAGTAATGTCTGCTATGTTCATTGAAAGAAAAGGTGAAGTGAAAATTTCATTCCGTTCGGTAGGCACATTCTCGGTGAGAGACCTGGCGAGCACCTATTTCAATGGCGGCGGACACAAAAATGCATCTGGCGGAAGATCGGAACAATCAGTGCATGATACAGTTGCCACTTTTCTAAATATTCTTCCGGAATACCAACAAGAACTTTTAAACGTTGACTAAGCTTAAATTTACTTCAAAAATCACATCATAATCTTTCCAATTAACACAATCCAATGAATTTAAAATCAATAGGTTACGCAATGGGCGTAACTATTCTAGCAGCGGCTTGCAACCAACATAAGACGCAGGTTACTGAATCCGGACTGAAATACCAGATTTTCGAGCACGAAGATGAAGCGAGAAAAGCCAAATTGGGAGACATTATGACATTCCACTTTGTGTTGAAAAACGGCAGCGATTCTACGCTTCGAGATACATATAAAGAAGGCACACCGCAAAAAATGGTTTTGCAGGCTCCTCAGTATAAAGGCAGTTTTGAAGAAGGACTTGCTTTGCTTGCAGCGGGAGACAGTGCTAAAATATCGATCAATGCAGATTCAATGTTTGCAAAAATCGGCCAGCCTATGCCTCCTATGATCAAAAAAGGATCTGATCTGAGCTTCACCGTGAAAGTGGTTAGTGTGCTTACGCCTGAGGAATTCCAGAAACAACTTGCCGAAGCTGGTTCCAAGCAAAAAGCGATCGATACGAAAATAATTGACGATTATATCGCAAAAAATAACCTGAAAGGAAAAGCGCAGAAGACAGCATCCGGCCTGGCTTATGTGGATGCCGTTCCAGGAACAGGCGACAGCCCAAAAGCAGGTGACAATGTAAAAGTGCATTACACAGGAAAATTGCTCGACGGCAAAGTGTTTGACAGCTCACAGACTGGCGGCCGCGGCCCTATTGACTTCCAGGTTGGTGTGGGAATGGTTATTCCAGGTTGGGAAGAAGGCATTATGATGATGAAAAAAGGCGGAAAACGCACATTGATCATTCCATCTGGCCTTGCTTACGGAGCTGAGGGATCGCCGGGAGCCATTCCTGCAAACTCGGTTCTGCTATTTGACGTTGAATTGGTTGATTTTGGGAAGGCGCCAGCACAGCAACAGCCTGGCCTGCCAACAAGGTAACTACCAGATATGAATTAAAACGGCTGCTTCACAAGAGTAGCCGTTTTTTTGTGTAAAATGCATTTTGAACATAACATTATAGCATGAAACTTTGCTTTGCCACCAATAATCTAAATAAGTTAAAAGAGATACAAGCATTGCTCGGTGACCAGTTTGAGCTTGTTACACTGAGCGACATTGGCTGTGAAGCAGACATTCCAGAGCCATTTGAAACAATCGCTGAGAATTCTGCTGCGAAGGCCAGATATGTCTGGGAACATTACGGCATCAACTGCTTTGCCGACGATACAGGACTGGAAGTCGCGGCGCTTAGTGGTGAGCCCGGCGTTCATTCGGCCTATTATGCGGGGCCGCAACGGGATGCTAATGACAATATGGATTTGCTGCTCAGCAAACTGGCTGCGCACAGTGACCGCAGCGCCCGGTTCCTGACGGTGATCACACTCGTGATGAACGGCGTATATCAGCAGTTTGCAGGAACGGTTGAAGGTAACATTATCACCGAAAAGAGAGGCAGCAATGGCTTTGGTTATGATCCTGTATTTATGCCTGCTGATCTGGAAAGAACATTTGCCGAAATGACATTGGAAGAAAAATCACAGTTAAGCCACCGGGCGCGCGCATTTGCCGGGCTGGTCAGCTTTTTGAAGCAACTATAATGTAACGAGTAAACATCATTTCTAAACAGCATTCAAATGGCGGACTTCAATGCAAGCGATTATCGCGTCGACGGGACCGAGAAATTCAGTATCAAAAAGGCCAAAACGCGCTTCAAGGACATTTACAAGGATAAGGAAGAATATGAATCCATGCAGGCGGAGTCGGCTAAGGAGCTGGATGTGCTGCAGAGTATGATGTACGCACATAATCGCTATGGCTTACTGGTCATATTTCAGGCGATGGATGCGGCCGGCAAAGATGGGACGATCAAACATGTGCTTGCAGGGGTGAATCCGGTGGGCGTGAAAATACATTCATTTAAAAGGCCTACGGAAACAGAACTGGAACATGATTATCTGTGGCGGAGTAATCTTGTGCTTCCTCAACGCGGAACGATCACGATCTTCAACCGCAGTTATTACGAGGAAGTGCTCGTTGCCAAAGTGAATCCCGAGATTATCACGCAATCGCAACGGTTGCCTGTTGAACTGACGGAGGACATGGACAAGCTTTGGAAACACAGATATTCGGATATTCGGAACCTCGAAAAATATCTTTACAGAAACGGCATCCGGGTAATCAAGTTTTTCCTGAATGTGTCGAAGGAAGAACAAGCTTCGCGCCTTATTGAGCGGATAGAAGACCCTTCAAAAAACTGGAAATTTGAGGAGCAGGATGTGAAAGTGCGCGGGCAGTGGAATGAATATATGCAGGCTTACGAAGATTGCATTAATAACACTGCTACAAAGAAATCGCCTTGGTATGTTGTTCCGGCCGATGACAAAAAGAATCTGAGGCTGACAGTGGCCAACATTATCGTGGAAGAACTTAAAAAGATGGATATGTCTTATCCGGAATCAGGCCCTGAGCGGTCAGAAGAACTGCATCACTTTATCGATGTCATTAATGCGCAGAACACTGAGGATTAAGCACAAAAAAGGCGGCTGAATAATCAGCCGCCTTTGATAGTTATGCATGGTGTGAATTCTAATTCTTATTTCTTGATAGTGAAGTTTCCACCACCAATTTTATAACCTTCTGCATACAATTCAACATTGTATTTCCCTGGACGGAATTGTGAGCTGTTGTCATACAACAATTCAACTTTCTGGTTATTGTTTTGGTAAGCAATAGACTCACGAGTTGTAAACTTAGATGGAGCTCCATCAACTTCAAACTCTCCTGATCCAGTTGCGTCATCAGCTACAACCGCTCCTTCAGGGTCAAGCACACGCACGTAGATGTCTTTCGATTCTTGTGCTGTCAACTCATTTTCAGGAAGCGTAAATACCATTTTGATTTTGTCAACACGGCTTGCTTTATATTCTTCTTTATCTTTCACCTTACCTCTTGAATTAACAGTAAGGATTTTCAGATTTGCAGCTTTCAATGCAGCAGCCTTTGTTACTTTGTCGCTAAGCTCTTTGTTAGCAGCTGTAAAAGTTACTACTGAATCAGTAAGTTCAGCCTGACGTTGTACCAATTTCTCACGCTCGCTGGTCAAACTTCCAACGTGTGTGCTTAAAGAGTCATTCGATGCAACCAATTTCTCGTTTTCAAGCTTCAATTGAGCGATCACCTCGTCTTTTTCTACCAGGAATTTCTCGTATTCCTTGATTTTGCCAAGATACTTGTTGGTCTCAACTCTCTTGCTTCTGCTGAAAGCTAATTTATCTGCTTCCAGTTTTTCTTTAACCTTAGTCAATTCTGATACGTCACCACCCAATTTTTCAATTTCAGCGATTTTCGCATCCAATACTGTCGAAATAGAATCTAATTTAGTTTTGGTCACAGCCAATTCTCTGGCTTTTTCAACAACCATTGTTTCCTGCTGAGTCAACTCATTTTTTTGAGTCGTAAACAAGTAGCCAAACATGGCCGTCGCAAGCCCAAGGACAACAACCATTGCCCAGGCGATACTTTGCTTATTCTTTTGTTCTTGTTCCATCGATTTAGAAAATTTATTAATGTGATTTAGTTTACATGTTGACAGGTTAAAAATTCACCTAGGGTCTACATGGATTTGATCTTAAAATCTCTAATTCTGTGCCGAATTGCCGATTCGGACCTATTGCAGGCGATTATAACATTCAATTTGTATATAAATAATACCAAAAAAGAGGCTCAGTAAGATACTGAGCCTCTTTTTAAATTATGATTTTGAATTTAGAAAATTAGGGCTGAACGGCTGTATGGGGGCCGGTTAATTAGAAAATTGGGTAATGTTTACCCAAAGTATGGAGTTACAGTACAAACAAACATCATTTTAAAACCCGCTATAATCCTATTTTTGCTGTAATATCAAAAGACTTGCGGTCCATGAACAAAAGCTTTTGATAGCCTTTAACCGAGTAACCGGAAACTTCAAGGAGATTATTCCGTCTGCTAGATGTCAGTTCAATAAGCTTTTCTGAACTATATATTCGGTTTTCAGAACGCAGCAGTGCTTTTACCAATACAGGTTGCTGCGTCGCGCTGTCCACTTTGATCATCAGATAACGCACTGGTAAGTTCTCTCCTTCCCTGATTTTATATTCGTAAACAGACGAATCACTTCGGGTCACCGAATAGCTTTTATTATATGCTGGCTTATTAATGTCGGCTTGCGCGAACAGTTCCAGCTCCTTTTTCCAGTTCGTCTCGATTCCAACGCGCAGTTCTTTTTTCCCGTCCAGTTGAACAGTCTTTGCCACCTTCGGCTTCGTCTCATTCAGATAAACGATTTGGTTTTCTACAAAGCCTTTAAGGTCATAATATGCCTTCTTTTCGTTCGGATCCGTGACAGATTCCCTGCAAGCGCTTAACATTGTCAGGCATATCAAGATATAGAGGAAGCTGCTTTTAAGAAACACCGGGCGGCCAGAAGAGTGTATTGATATAAAACGCATTGGTAATGTGGACTTTATCACGCAGAAGATCTAAAAAAACAGAGAGCCCAATGGACTCTCCGGTAAACAACATCATTATAGCTGGTTTAGTTTAGAGGATACTAACCCCTGTCATCTCAGCCGGCTTTGGAATTCCCATTAAGTCAAGAATTGTAGGTGCAATGTCGGCCAGCTTGCCGTCTTTTATCGGATTCTGATAATTATTATCGACCAATACGCAAGGCACCAGGTTCAATGAGTGGGCAGTATTGGGAGAGCCGTCGTCATTCAGCATATAGTCCGAATTTCCGTGATCGGCAATGATGATTGATGAGTAACCATGGTTTAAACCAGTGGTAACAACAGCCTGCACACATTGATCAACGGTTTCACATGCCTTAACCGCTGCTTCAAACACACCCGTATGTCCGACCATATCCGGGTTTGCAAAGTTAAGGCAAACAAAATCCACCTCTCCTTTTTCCAACTCAGGCACTATCGAGTCCCTGATGCCGAACGCCGACATTTCAGGTTGTAGGTCATAAGTCGCAACTTTTGGAGACTGGCAAAGTAAGCGGCTTTCACCCTCAAACGGCTTTTCGCGTCCGCCAGAGAAAAAGAATGTTACGTGCGGATATTTTTCCGTTTCAGCAATGCGGATCTGCTTTTTCCCCGCTGCTTCAAGCACTTCGCCTAATGTATTGTTGAGATTATCTTTATCAAAAATCACATCGACGCCTGTGTACGTATCATCATAATTGGTCATTGTGATGTATCTCAGGTTTAGCTTGTGCATATTCTGCTCATGAAAATCCTGTTGCGTCAGCACTTCTGTGATTTCGCGTCCGCGGTCGGTCCGGAAATTGAAACATAATACAACATCTCCATCTTCGATAACACCAATTGGCGTCCCGTCCGGATTTATTGCAACGATAGGCATGATAAATTCGTCAGTAACGCCTGTCTCGTAGGAATCTTTGATTGCTTTTAATACATCACCGGATGCTACATGCGCACCTTCGCCATGCACCATTGCGTCATAGGCAAGCTTCACACGCTCCCAACGCTTGTCGCGGTCCATTGCATAATAACGACCGGTTACGCTTGCAATGCGGCCAGTTGTCTGATCCAATGTTTGTTGAAGCTC of Dyadobacter chenhuakuii contains these proteins:
- a CDS encoding nucleoside-diphosphate kinase; this encodes MPTNRTFTMIKPDAVKDGHSGAIIKMIEEAGFRIVAVKKTQLSAERAGEFYAVHKERPFYNDLCKYMSSGPIIPMILEKENGVADFRTLIGATNPANADEGTIRKLFAKSMEANAIHGSDSDENAAIEGNFFFAHIEQF
- the rdgB gene encoding RdgB/HAM1 family non-canonical purine NTP pyrophosphatase, encoding MKLCFATNNLNKLKEIQALLGDQFELVTLSDIGCEADIPEPFETIAENSAAKARYVWEHYGINCFADDTGLEVAALSGEPGVHSAYYAGPQRDANDNMDLLLSKLAAHSDRSARFLTVITLVMNGVYQQFAGTVEGNIITEKRGSNGFGYDPVFMPADLERTFAEMTLEEKSQLSHRARAFAGLVSFLKQL
- a CDS encoding histidine kinase, translated to MNEKGTKRLRMTASSLDGRDFSNMDLENADFSFSSLKDINFDGANLRNAKLRFAALDRTTFRNSDLRNADLSFSSLTDVDLTGARVEGANFSFTSQEKSFNWRDLNLIGIIQNQGWIGTVVAVILGATVLYGINAISYFTAEIYFTNEPVRIKLYQYLVSQNVIAGVFTILLTQGITIWLDVFITRTILRHVILSVIVLIMNNLLAIAVYFLFGVTLVDNYRNLYPNEAAQNAPWYWYMWGPIIVANIFYFLSREGKQISRKISDQEFQLLNLEKLKTRAELDALQARINPHFLYNSLNSIASLVHEDPDKAEEMTLLLSKLFRYTTGRKTNDYFDTIENELEMVATYLQVEKVRFGERLRFTVEVTDPALKELHVPKFILQPIVENAIKHGVAKLAEQGAIVVRIYEEDEWLHLCVHDNGPPFSETMGAGYGMRSIQDKLKLLYGDAARLELHNEPRKSVNISIQKSAIIQNQHQGHDPIPAENDPHR
- a CDS encoding DHH family phosphoesterase, whose protein sequence is MNQTVEELSSFLSHPQKIIITMHRDPDADALGSSLGWASYLIKKGHEVTVISPTDYTANLRWLSGIEHVLVYEKQTDQVKCKEKIANATLICCLDFSALSRLKDLGRIVEEATAPKLMVDHHLEPEHFAKWMVWDTYAAATAQLIYKLIKELENNAPVTEIFDIPMAECLYAGIMTDTGSFRHGNVTPEVHLAVADLMLTGFDSSRVHRLIYDNAPLSRLQFLGYVLSQKLVVLPEYRTAYMVLTEAELQKFNSSTGETEGIVNYGLQVENVVMSAMFIERKGEVKISFRSVGTFSVRDLASTYFNGGGHKNASGGRSEQSVHDTVATFLNILPEYQQELLNVD
- a CDS encoding fasciclin domain-containing protein; translation: MKKNRFVGRCLAFFLLAVLPSGVIISCTEKSEDIVKGKTITEVIMENERFSILKDLMIYAKMSDGLRTGEVTFFAPDNAAFGRANIFSSSVLTAMPEDSVRKLINNHILGKQRLDYKSLKEEKKKAIGGKELSITKTDSIFSVNRADIILSDISAANGVIHIIDSLAVK
- the gpmI gene encoding 2,3-bisphosphoglycerate-independent phosphoglycerate mutase, whose protein sequence is MSKKVILIIMDGWGIAQPGEESRSAVLAANTPFYDSIMQKYPHSKLAASGLAVGLPDGQMGNSEVGHTNLGAGRVVYQDLVKINLAVTEGTLGQEPVLTNALDFAKANNKKVHFIGLVSDGGVHSHIDHLKGLVKIAADRGLTNVFVHAFTDGRDCDPKSGLGFLTELQQTLDQTTGRIASVTGRYYAMDRDKRWERVKLAYDAMVHGEGAHVASGDVLKAIKDSYETGVTDEFIMPIVAINPDGTPIGVIEDGDVVLCFNFRTDRGREITEVLTQQDFHEQNMHKLNLRYITMTNYDDTYTGVDVIFDKDNLNNTLGEVLEAAGKKQIRIAETEKYPHVTFFFSGGREKPFEGESRLLCQSPKVATYDLQPEMSAFGIRDSIVPELEKGEVDFVCLNFANPDMVGHTGVFEAAVKACETVDQCVQAVVTTGLNHGYSSIIIADHGNSDYMLNDDGSPNTAHSLNLVPCVLVDNNYQNPIKDGKLADIAPTILDLMGIPKPAEMTGVSIL
- a CDS encoding polyphosphate kinase 2 family protein: MADFNASDYRVDGTEKFSIKKAKTRFKDIYKDKEEYESMQAESAKELDVLQSMMYAHNRYGLLVIFQAMDAAGKDGTIKHVLAGVNPVGVKIHSFKRPTETELEHDYLWRSNLVLPQRGTITIFNRSYYEEVLVAKVNPEIITQSQRLPVELTEDMDKLWKHRYSDIRNLEKYLYRNGIRVIKFFLNVSKEEQASRLIERIEDPSKNWKFEEQDVKVRGQWNEYMQAYEDCINNTATKKSPWYVVPADDKKNLRLTVANIIVEELKKMDMSYPESGPERSEELHHFIDVINAQNTED
- a CDS encoding FKBP-type peptidyl-prolyl cis-trans isomerase codes for the protein MNLKSIGYAMGVTILAAACNQHKTQVTESGLKYQIFEHEDEARKAKLGDIMTFHFVLKNGSDSTLRDTYKEGTPQKMVLQAPQYKGSFEEGLALLAAGDSAKISINADSMFAKIGQPMPPMIKKGSDLSFTVKVVSVLTPEEFQKQLAEAGSKQKAIDTKIIDDYIAKNNLKGKAQKTASGLAYVDAVPGTGDSPKAGDNVKVHYTGKLLDGKVFDSSQTGGRGPIDFQVGVGMVIPGWEEGIMMMKKGGKRTLIIPSGLAYGAEGSPGAIPANSVLLFDVELVDFGKAPAQQQPGLPTR
- a CDS encoding 3-keto-disaccharide hydrolase; its protein translation is MLKLRQLIVLCATILLLNSAFFVFTAPVPNPVKKPVKLFNGKDLSGWKVNGTEKWYVENGELICESGPDKQYGYLTTDKFYKNFDLSLQFKQEANGNSGVFFRSTVTGTKVSGWQVEVAPPNHDTGGIYESYGRNWLVQIPDEKEGFLKMGEWNTLRIRAVGDNVKTYLNGNQMVDFTDAKIGAGDGSIALQIHDGGGIKVRWKNITVEEL